In Myxococcales bacterium, a single genomic region encodes these proteins:
- a CDS encoding TonB-dependent receptor plug domain-containing protein, which yields MVSLRRLIGAAAVSCAVALAQGTSALAQTIEPPKLVTSAEVAYPEGAHGDGVVRLLLLVIEDGTVLSAATEEGEEPFASAAASAARGFRYAPATRGGKPVRARIRIEVRFTEPTPPPEDDPTLAPQAAAPKWASEPDEEVRVRGVRVEPGRTASLGRAEVREIPGVFGDPFRAVEVLPGVTPIVSGLPFFFIRGAPPGNVGYFLDGVRVPVLFHVGAGPSVVHPALIERVDLYPGGYPARFGRYAGGIVAGETGPPSTEVRGEGNLRLFDAGALVEAPFDGGRGAALAGGRYSYTAALLTQLSPDTTLKYWDYQGRVGYDVTPRDRISVFSFGSYDFLGERTATTTLTGFETEFHRIDVRYDRRFGDAGSLRTAVTLGLDRTRVQDDRFVRSRLLGTRTEFEQRVHPDVVFRAGTDLLLESFEVETGTDPFGPSVARIAAQFPSRDDLTFGVRADAVVLASRRFELVPGVRSDVFTSSGASAVGVDPRLATRTTLGEKTKLLSRRWGSRTKRRPSSFRCRAFSRADCAAACSARCKRA from the coding sequence ATGGTTTCACTTCGCCGACTGATCGGCGCCGCCGCGGTGAGTTGCGCGGTGGCGCTGGCGCAGGGGACGTCGGCGCTCGCGCAAACGATCGAGCCGCCGAAGCTCGTGACGAGCGCCGAGGTCGCGTATCCGGAAGGCGCGCATGGCGACGGCGTGGTGCGACTCCTGCTCCTCGTCATCGAAGACGGGACCGTGCTCTCGGCGGCGACGGAAGAAGGCGAGGAGCCCTTCGCGAGCGCGGCGGCGTCCGCGGCACGAGGCTTTCGCTACGCGCCGGCAACCCGTGGGGGCAAGCCGGTGCGCGCGAGGATCCGCATCGAGGTTCGCTTCACGGAGCCGACGCCACCACCGGAAGACGACCCGACCTTGGCGCCTCAAGCGGCAGCGCCGAAGTGGGCCTCCGAGCCTGACGAAGAGGTGCGCGTTCGCGGCGTCCGCGTCGAACCGGGCCGCACGGCCTCGCTCGGTCGGGCTGAGGTGCGCGAGATCCCCGGTGTCTTCGGCGATCCGTTTCGTGCCGTCGAGGTCTTGCCGGGCGTGACGCCCATCGTCTCGGGCTTGCCGTTCTTCTTCATTCGCGGCGCGCCTCCCGGCAACGTGGGCTACTTCTTGGACGGCGTTCGCGTGCCGGTCCTGTTTCACGTCGGCGCGGGCCCGTCGGTGGTGCACCCGGCGCTTATCGAGCGCGTCGATCTCTACCCCGGCGGCTACCCGGCGCGCTTCGGGCGCTACGCCGGCGGCATCGTGGCCGGCGAGACCGGGCCGCCATCGACGGAGGTCCGCGGCGAGGGAAACCTGCGGCTCTTCGACGCGGGCGCGCTCGTGGAGGCGCCCTTCGATGGCGGCCGCGGGGCTGCGCTCGCCGGCGGCCGCTACTCGTACACGGCGGCGCTCCTCACGCAGCTCTCGCCCGACACGACGCTAAAGTATTGGGACTACCAGGGCCGCGTCGGCTACGACGTCACGCCTCGCGATCGCATCAGTGTCTTCTCCTTTGGATCCTATGACTTTCTCGGCGAGCGCACGGCGACCACGACGCTGACCGGCTTCGAGACAGAGTTTCATCGCATCGACGTGCGCTACGACCGACGCTTCGGCGATGCCGGCTCGCTCCGCACCGCCGTCACGCTGGGCCTCGACCGGACGCGGGTGCAAGACGATCGCTTCGTGCGCTCGAGGCTCTTGGGGACACGCACCGAGTTCGAGCAAAGGGTGCATCCCGACGTCGTTTTTCGCGCCGGCACCGATCTGCTCTTGGAGTCCTTCGAGGTGGAGACCGGCACCGACCCCTTCGGGCCGTCGGTGGCGCGCATCGCCGCGCAGTTTCCGAGTCGCGACGACTTGACGTTCGGCGTTCGTGCGGACGCGGTCGTGCTCGCGTCGCGGCGCTTCGAACTGGTGCCCGGTGTTCGCTCCGACGTGTTTACCTCCTCCGGCGCGAGCGCCGTGGGCGTCGACCCGAGGCTCGCGACGCGCACAACACTGGGCGAGAAGACGAAGCTCCTCTCTCGGCGCTGGGGCTCGCGCACCAAGCGCCGTCCTTCGTCGTTCCGCTGCCGGGCGTTCAGCCGGGCGGACTGCGCGGCGGCTTGCAGCGCGCGATGCAAGAGAGCGTAG